One Ranitomeya variabilis isolate aRanVar5 chromosome 5, aRanVar5.hap1, whole genome shotgun sequence DNA window includes the following coding sequences:
- the LOC143774674 gene encoding olfactory receptor 6B1-like, producing MGLLSASELNLTLVTELFLVGFQGSQSVRLLMFFLLFVIYCWTISMNVMLLTLVSFNKNLHTPMYFFLTQLFINDILLTTDIVPNLLHILLNNGGTITFTNCITQLYFFSASEASECLFLTVMSYDRFVAICHPLHYKSVMTSAHCVKLATISWLVGFSIIWFGISTTLMLTFCGPNIIDHLFCDLVPLLDISCSDTSIVQLEVSLLSILLVIIPSVIIASSYFNVIVTIFKIPTSTGRQKAFSTCSSHLIVVSMFYWTLFSVYVFPTKGQTSTISKTLSLLYTVFTPLINPIIYTLRNKDIRKALQEGIHRHALYFNQT from the coding sequence GAACTCAATCTGACTTTGGTCACAGAGCTTTTTCTCGTAGGATTTCAAGGCAGCCAGAGTGTAAGACTTTTAATGTTTTTTCTACTCTTTGTGATTTACTGTTGGACAATTTCTATGAATGTCATGCTGTTAACCCTGGTGTCCTTCAACAAGAATCTCCATACTCCGATGTACTTCTTCCTCACACAGTTATTTATTAACGACATCTTGCTGACCACAGATATTGTCCCCAACTTGCTTCACATTTTACTAAATAATGGGGGGACTATTACTTTTACAAACTGCATCACACAGCTTTATTTTTTTAGTGCCTCTGAAGCATCTGAATGCCTTTTTCTCACAGTAATGTCTTACGACAGATTTGTAGCAATTTGTCATCCCCTTCACTATAAATCTGTAATGACAAGTGCTCATTGTGTGAAACTGGCCACCATATCTTGGCTGGTTGGTTTTTCTATTATATGGTTTGGAATCTCAACAACATTAATGCTGACTTTTTGTGGACCAAACATCATTGACCATTTATTTTGTGATCTTGTTCCGTTACTAGACATCTCTTGTTCCGATACTTCCATTGTTCAATTAGAAGTCTCCTTGCTAAGTATCCTGTTAGTAATAATCCCAAGTGTAATAATTGCATCATCTTATTTCAATGTCATAGTCACCATCTTTAAGATCCCAACAAGTACTGGAAGacagaaagccttctccacctgtagcTCCCACCTCATTGTTGTCTCCATGTTTTACTGGACTCTTTTTAGCGTTTATGTTTTTCCAACAAAAGGACAAACATCGACCATCAGTAAGACCTTGTCACTGTTATATACTGTATTTACCCCTTTGATCAACCCCATTATATACACTTTAAGAAATAAAGACATTAGGAAGGCCTTGCAAGAAGGAATTCATAGACATGCCCTTTACTTCAATCAAACTTGA